The Zonotrichia leucophrys gambelii isolate GWCS_2022_RI unplaced genomic scaffold, RI_Zleu_2.0 Scaffold_809_22243, whole genome shotgun sequence genome includes the window TTCCTTCTCTTAACTTTTAAGTAcctttttttttgagtttctgAACACTTCAAGTATCCACTCTCCAATAATAATAGTTTCAAGAAgttttgcatttcaaagtgCAGACAGATCTCTCTATCAAGCTTTAGTTTGAtcctaaatgctgcttttaaagattttaaacagtGTCTTATTCCAGTAGTATGCAATGTAGCTTTGCTGTTCCCTAAGAGAGAATGTATTTCATATAGCCTTCATAATAGACTTGTAGAGTCAAAAGTAAACACACACAATGAGAAAAGAACTTAGAAGAAGAATTAAGAAATGAGAAACCCAGAGTTTTCTGATGACATAGTTTTAGCTCAAGCCCTGAAAGCTAAATTAAGAGTAGtctacattttaaataaagaaaaatagttttagtATAGATTAGAAGTTTTATTGAATTACTGATATAGAAAGTAATGCATGAACACAAACCCTAAGTAGTATATATGTCTCAAAGATTTGAGCtaaaaaatgtctattttacaCAAAGAAAACCTCTGTTGATGTATTTCCTCAAAAAGACACTTTATAGAACTGCtatataattgtttttaaataagaattgtttcctttctctgaatccaaaagaaatatttgtttttttaagtagtGCTTTCCACCCCAGCCACTTTAGAAAGCATAATAatattatgaaaaaaagaataaaatatgaaataaataataaaataaaataatgataaataataaaattaataataataataaaataaaataataataaaaatatgaaataaaaagaaatttgaaataattaataatttcaaattttagttaataaagGCATGGTTTTTAAAAGTATGTGATTAACAAAAACATACAGCATTTGGTATTCATTTTGAGATATCACTTGCTTTCTATCATGATTGCCGGCAAACAAACTTTTGTTGACCAAAAGTTTTCTGTtaagattaaaattatattaagttATGTAGAATTTAGAGTCagttaagttttgttaagttaaaaggttttaagtattttaagtctGAATATTATTGAGTTTAAATGATGTTAAGTTCTGttaagttaaaatatttaaagtttaaatattttaagtctaAATGCTATTAAGTTTGGGTAatgttagatagatttatgcttttatgagAGGCGTTTATTTTATGACCTGTGTGCAAAGTGTTGAGACTCTAGTTAAAAGGGACAATTAGAAGCATTTGTGAGTGGAGCTATTTCTGTTTGAAGTATATTTGCTGTTTGAGAATAGAAAGCAAACTTACCAGACAATTGACGCAGATGAAACCTGCGCACATGTTActcctttagcttatttttgtgGGTTATATTAGcacacctgagttttgtttAGCCTTGTAGCACATAGAGTTTTTTTCTATCTGTCATATAGCATATTTTATAAATGGTATtagcctttttggtttgtttccctagcttagatcccttgtaagagagaaaccttgctaGCTGAGAATATTGCTTATAATGCAATAATTGTTAGAATTGCCTATTTTTGTGTTGCAAAGAGCGTGACACAGTTAGCCCATAGAACTTTTCTGATTCTTGTTTAAGTTTTATTAGAGTTAATTTGATTTTACATACAAGTTTTGTTGATCTTAAAATAAGTCTGTTAAGTTTAGATATTTTAGgtgttttaaatgcatgctAATTTTTCACTACTCCAAATCAACCAAGGACTGAGAATCACCCAGCTGATGCCATTTGAGCCAAATGACTAAAGGATTACAGTCTGTAAAACTGATCTTGAACTTTTCTGAGAAACCCAAGAAAAGGGTGGGTGTGAAAATCTCAAGAACAGAAGGGATCATTTTCAGACTCGCCGTTCgcctcctccccaggtgcacaTGAGGGAGGATAGCTGACAGCTTTTAACCCTTTGGGGTAAAAGCCATTGCTCAGACCATGGCTGGGGGACCTTATAGAGATACTGAGTGTACTTTTGAatgcttttgcttgttttgctttgtattcttgGTGGTATTTAAGGTATGGTCAGAGGAATGATAGAAAAACCCAGCATACCAACCTCCttgtgcaaaaaagaaaaaaccgggaattgttggagattttttcagaaatggcttagaaggcagctgtgaggagcaaattctcacagcctgtttctgtaaacagtagaagttctcaggttgtttttaattacaagtaaaagtgacaaacatgaaggccttgagaaccttgcataccagagttctcaggcagctttctcataacaagtagatattctatctttggctgttttgggaaagtaaaagtaagttttgagaacacaaatcttagtattggaaacaaaaggaggggttggtgtgttatctctgacctattgtgagctcgggtttgcaatatgcatgaacttaattaacacggttataaaaagtgactgattgagtcaAAAAACGGATTCGATGCTGATCAAGGAAGatgggtcttctccctccacttcaatatgccttggcttcccctggcacacagaagcCTCTGGAAATCAGCACCGCCAGCGGCGttcccagcttggagcagctgctgctggcgggcAGATGCTGCCAGTTCGACTGCTtccaaaggggaagaaaggcagagatgtACATGCACCAGAGCCCTGGGCATGTCCAAGAAAGGTGCAAATATGTGGGGAGATTTGTTAGGAAGCATTTCAGCTGTGATGCCAACAGTGGCTTCTCTCCTGGTTCTGTGTGTTCCAGACGAGTAATGCCATGGTTGGCTCTGACAATTAAGAAGTAGATGTTATGTGGATGTTCAGATGTGTAGTGATGGTATTGTAATATGTCCTCCCATAGTCCTCTTTCCCGTCCCCCTTGTAATAGCCTTGGTAGTCAGGGCAtctggggagggctggcttgtGACCAGCAGGCAGGGTGTaacaacacctgacctccagtCAGGATGCAAGAAAGTAATCTCCACCaatggacagcagagaaagagTTGACTGACAAAACTTTTGGAGGGGCTAAgggtataaaaggcagagcatccttTTTCTGGATGAGTGCATGTCTGCTAGTCATGGAGGCTCTCAATGCtgcaatttttccttattcattCCTTTGTTAATgtttaataaacctttaaaatgtTACAAGTGAGAGTAATTTCTCACACTTGCAATGCTGTGCGCCATTGTCTTGGTCTGGTTTCCTTTGCTTGTGTCCCATCTCAGTGCTAAATTGGGGTACAGACTGTAGGTGCTTGAGGCACTCCTGCAGTTCCTCTTGGATCCCCTGAACAACAGGGTTTGGCCCATGAGGGGAATTTGTGCTCCTTTGTGACAGAGGAGAACTTCCCAGgctcttttctctttgctgcagggaaggtTGGGTATTGCTTTGCATGAACTCACAGACCAACACAGAGCTGTTCCTTTGTGATGTCAGGGCATGGTTGCCACGTCGTCATAGTGGCATCAGAAGGTTGCCTTGGTGCACAGAAGGCCTGAGTGTCAGAGCAGCCCTAGGCCTTGCTCAGATCAGGAGAACCTTCCTGGTCAAAGCGTCTGTCAGTAGGCAGCTGCCCACTGACAAGAGGCTTGTTTTTTCAGCGTTTAGTAAAATTGCAGAAATGCCAATAATTAACCATCTGGCCACTGCAGCTTTTGCTGCATATGGCATTACttattccatttattattttactaatTTCGCACGTAAGTAGAGGCTTCCCTTCTGCTTAGCTTAGGGTGTATCCTAACCTGACTTTTGTATGTCTTCCTGCTCTTTCTTGGTGGCTGAGtttctgattttgaaagagaaagagcaTTAGGATGCCTCTGGTTTGGTAAAGCTCCTGTCATGGCATTCAGCTAAAAAGGGGGTGTCTGTAGCCACAGGGGCAGCATTTGCAGGGAAACCTGCAGGGCTTCCATTCCCTCCATGGGAGAGTCTGTGGCAGCAGAGTCTGTCATTTCCTCAGTTTGCTGGGACAAGCAGGACACCTTTAAAAATGTAGACTGGCAGACCTTCTTGGAAGGCCTTCCAAAAACTCTGCAGTTGTTCCCAGAATTCAGAGAAagcttatttctttttaaatttagtcATGAAATGATTTGACTGTCTAACTTAATAACCTTTTACTGAGTGCTAAATAGTTATTCCCTTTGAAAGGTAGTGCAAACTCTAGCAGTGAGTGTCTGCTCCTGATCCgtagaggtgctgctgtgctcttcCACAATAGaactgccacagctcaggggaattttgggaagctTTTCAGGGCAACTGTTTACTGCAAGTTAATCAGAATTAGTGCATGTAACtgattgaaaaagaaaaagagtatCTGAAGGAGAGGATTTCAGAAGCTGTTTCATGTGTTTGGTAGAACAGGAGCATTGAGTgttaaagaaaaacactttccaTTTGCTTGATCATATTTGTATTCATTTACTGGCTAAACTGGCTGCAGTGTAGGCACAACCAAGAATATTGTCCTGATCTCTTGCTGGCTGTGTGAATGAAATGTGTCTCCTGGAGGGATGCTGTGAAACGGGAAATCATCTCTGTTTGGGTTGACTTGTTCCGTGGGattcagcagcccaggcagtttTCTGACAGCATCTggttcattttcccttcccactaCAGGACACCTGAAGTGTCTATTTAGCAGTGCTGAAGATCCTGAGGTGAGTGAGAAAGGAACATTTCATGTTCCTGGTGTTTAAGAATTGTAGAGGAAGATGTGAGCTTGGCCAGTAGCAGTAGAGTATAGAGGGCCAGCTAGGAAGGCcgaaagaaaatccatttccatGCCTGTAACAAAAGTAACAAAGGCAGcgatagatatttttaaatttctttctcagAGTTTGAAGAACTAAAAACCTAATTTTGAAAAGAGAACAACGCTTGCTgacagcagaaagggaaaatttaaTTAAGAGCAAAATGCTGTACACTTGAATtggataattttaatttaaagagaGGGACTTAGAATCCTATTCCTATCAAAATTGATGATATCTACTTGAAACATGAGGTGGTAGAACAGGAAGGCCATCTTGCAATGGTGCCTGCGGGATCTGAAGTGCAATGGGCACCtttgtggctggggagctgcgtGGGCCCAAAGGACGCAGGGCTGGCGGCCctgagcagctgaagatgaggcagCGTGGGGCCAGGGGGCCAAGCAGGCCAAGGGCacggtggctgtgccagcagcagtggggcagcaggagcagggcagtgagcgtggcctgtgctgggcagcgctgcggccacagctggagtgctgtgtgcagctgtgggccctgggaagcagaaagtcatggaAGGGCTGCAGCGTgggcagaaggacaggggagctgggcaaggggtgcagcacaaggccagggaggaggggctgagggagctttaGCCTGGACCATGGGGACTCATGAGGGACCTTAAGGCAGACTTCCATAGATCCCTGCCTTAGATCCATAGAGCCAATGGTCAGCACAAGGGCTGTTTCCCTGCCTTCACTGCATCCAAGTGCTTTAGACACTGGAGTAGGTAAcactttcatattttgtttctttgttggtTTGCTAGAAGGAGAAGCCTTGtgtaatttctccttctccagggagCAAGGGAGCTTTTTCTCaatctttcctgcccttttccagcACTGGTAGAAATTCTGCTAGAATTTTAGTTTTCAAGGAGGCAGTTCTGGATAATGCAGTATTTTTGCACAAGAACACATAGTTTGGGGCAGGGATGTTGGTGTAGAACAAGCTGTTCTGGTGCCAGACCAGCCACTAGGGCTTGCCCATCATTTTCAAGTTAACGGCTCCCGTGTCTTTTGGCAGCCCAGGGAAtcagtgtgtgctgtgtttgggaATTGACCAGGAAATCAATGCCCTTGCATTCCAGCTGGCCCTCGGAGATtagaggagctgggaggggctgggctgcatttcTGATTCCAGCCACTTCAGCACCATCAGTGTGGTCAAGGGCAAGAGAAGAACTTGCCCGAGCACAGTGGCATTTCTTTGTGGACAATATgaaaagaagtaaaacaaaggaaaacaacccccaaaattaAACTAGCTAGAAGTATCAAAGATGACTTTTATTACAAACGCTTGTCAGAAATTGGCAGCAGTTTGATGTCcctgaaagcatccagtcatcagtctccacactgcagccttaagctcctggttcctcaggctgtagatgagggggttcagggctggaggcaccactgagtacagaactgtcagggccagatccagggatggggaggagatggagggaggcTTCAGGTGGGAAAATATaccagtgctgaggaacagggagaccacagccaggtgagggaggcaggtggaaaaggctttgtgccgtccctgctctgaggggatcctcagcacagccctgaagatctgcacataggagaaaacaatgaacaaaaaACAGCCAAATGCTAAACAAGAACTCACAGCAATTACCCCATGTTCCCTGAGataggatttggagcaggagagcttgaggatctgtgggatttcacagaagaactggcccagggtATTGCCGTGgcacagaggcagggaaaatgtattggctgtgtgcagcagtgaatagagaaaggcactggcccaggcagctgctgccatgtgggaaCAGGCTCTGCTacccaggagggtcccgtagtgcaggggtttgcagatggacacgtaccggtcgtagcacatgatggtcaggagggaaagctctgctgagatgaagaacagaaagaaaaagagctgagcagcacatccggtgtaggagatgtccctggtgtcccagagggaattgtgcatggctttggggacagtggtgcagatgcagcccaggtcagtgagggccaggttgagcaggaagaagaacatgggcgtgtgcaggtggtggctgcaggctacggcgctgatgatgaggccgttgcccaggagggcagccagggagatgcccagcaagaagcagaagtgcagcagctgcagctgccgcgtgtctgccaatgccagcagaaggaagtgcctgatggagctgctgttggacatttgctgtggTTGCACATGGGGACCTGTTCATGGATAAAGGACAGTGAAGAGGTAGAGGAGATACCTGTAACCAAAATCAAAGCCATTTCCCCTACACTCTTCTCTGTAACACACCAAGACTTACTTCTGTGTTTAAGTGttctgaggttttctttttgaCCTCCCTCCATGTCTCTCCTGATATTCTTGCATATCAGAAACCCACAACATTTTTCCTGCAATCAGGAAGAACAACAAGTTCTGTGAGGCAAAGGGATGAGAGGAGCGTGAGGGGAAATGGTCTTCGATTCTTACCTGTTCAGATTTTCTCTGGGCTTTAAACTTTATCAGGTGGAGTTCAATCAGCTTCACATGATTTCCTCAAAAATGTCCCAGGTacagctgagagcagatggatccaccacagcccagctccacattTGTAGCCAAGGACTCACGTTGCTCATTTCACCAACCCAACAGCATTTTCAGTGTCACAACaactctgcctttccccagcaaTCTTATAACTCAGAGATGCTCTAGGACAGGTTTGCACCCTGGATTGAAGCTCCTAGCTTGGACTGAAATCTCAGGGAGACTTCCAAGTGCCCTCATGATGGCATTGGATgaagggagatgcagctccttccctggctgcactgacagcattgcccagagctgggcactggggacagcgtcaccctgagccagctgtgccccctgccagggccccCAGTgccgggcagctgctcccagccctgtgctctgcagagggaactgggcccagggctgcagagctgccccacggctctgctgcagctctgcctgcacaggaggggctgcacgccttggagccccggccctgagggcagaggctgggctgggggacaggagggaggggggttgttcagagggaggggctgcatTGGAGGGGATCCTGTGATCCTGTGGACATCTCTaaactctccctgccacagcatttctgggttttgttttctctcattgcctgatcttctctctgcttcctggagaTTCTCCCTCCTGCAGGGGTTTCTATGTGCCTtatctctccctgccagcactcacagaccccaaatctctgtgcatTCTCCTTAGCCTGACAGAACCCTGCCTGCTTTCAGGGCACTGCCTGGGAGCAGGTTCTGTttgcagcctggagaaaggacagctcagactgagcctAATGGCTCCAGCAAAGGGGATGCTGGTGCTGTCCACGGGCAGAATGGCTAAAAGTACAATAGGGATCTCCTGTGAATCTACAGAACACAAAAATAACAGTTCCAATGTCTCaggaacttttaaaatttcataattAATAATTCATAATCAATCTTTAATATTAATCCCCCCACTCCCTGCCATTCTCCAATATTAGGAAACTGAATACAAAGTCTTTGGAAATGtcctaatttttaatgaaatccttgtattggaaatattttatgactGACCAGCGTTCCTCAGCATGTCAAAGCTTCATGAGCATTTCACCTCCCCTGCACCAGAAATATTCAGAGTTttactcacagagtctgtaggcattgggatgttcaAGCTTTAGGAAATCACTCCAGGAGCttcagctgcattgtcctgcagccagaggttcctgtgccaagggctggctttgattctgccccaggcacttctcagcaccttcccagccctgactgattgaagctctctgtgtctctgtgctgtgcccagggtggctgcaggcagtgccccagccctgcagggctggcagaagagctgctcatcaggagaaatgtgcttttgaagctcttcttggttaccaggagctgcctctgtgccaggagcccagcccagctcagcagcacagacagagcacaaggactttaatgagcctctagggctttggtgttgtttacatcaagCTCAGTCCCTTAGAGAGTGTTCAAAAatcttctcaagaactcaaactTAAATTGAAAGTCTGAAGTTTCTTGAAGTTGTtatgggtcccactgaggaacATAACTCAAAACGTGTCCCCagttccagttagagcagaacactggaggcagtgatgacagctggagacaaagaaggcaaaggtgtctgtggtgctgagcacacctggatgtgtttgaggaatgcaaaggggccaaggcctgagccccagcccctggccaggcaaaacctgtccctccctccttgctcagggctcatcccaggatgggcactggcatgtggggatgtgcaatggcaagggcaggagcatggggcggcccctgccaggctgctgagcaggaacaaggaggcaatgaggccccagccctgcaagggtcacttgtctcctgctcctgcctcaggcccaggcccagcagccatggccaaagtgctgcccaagttggctctggcagggctgtcttgcagctgttgcccatccctgtgccctgtgcagcccaggctgtcccacggtgtccctgccctgcacctctgtccctgcaggctgtcggcatcccctggctgccccacctggctgggcccttcctttgctgacagctctgcctcctgcctgcccctgcctgcccacacaaagcctaGGGATGACCCAGACTTATTCTGGGGGCCATGTtgcaccacagctctgctctgagagggaaattcctttctctttgggtCCTGTCTGGCCCTCCCTATCTGTCCTttgcattaattctttctttctctttctgttctctACTATGTCAAAAGGATCCACCACCTCTGAAACCACCGTTCAGTCCCttccagggctctcctctgctttcctcagtCCCCACTcgactgagcacagagctcctctgtccTTGTACAGTGCTCATGTGCTtgaggcctccaaaccccaccTTGGGAGATATCTGGCCCCTCTCCAAGGTATTggcaaatgaaaacattctgctCATAGTCTAAGAAAATCAGCTCAGAACACCACCAGTCAGACCTGTGTGTCCTGGTTACTTTTGCCTTGGAGCAATCCTTGGATAGATGGAATTTTTTAGgctgaatttcagttttgccCATGGGCACTTTGATGTGAACAATGATTCTCTTCCATTGGAAGGAAAGCTGAggcccagtgtttcaggggcagatgagcagcagccaccaAGGGCCAAAGTGAGCCAGACCTTTCTGGAATTGCAGCTTGTGCCTGAGAGAAATCCTTGGATACACATAATTTGGGAGGTAGAATACAAGTTTTGGCCACTGGTCCCTTGATGTAAAGGCATTTCTTTTCCAtatgaaggaaagcagagagcccCAGGGTTTGATGGTAGATGAGAAGcagcccctgggaggccaagTCAGCCAAACTTGtctctcctggcagcttttgcTTGGGAGCTATCCTTGGATATatgaaatttatatttatatttatatttatatttatatttatatttatatttatatgggGCCAAATCTCAATTTGGCCAAGGCCCCTGGATGAGGAGACTGTTCTATTTCCATCACAAGGAAGGCagagagccccagtgtttcaggggtaGATGACAGGTGGCCATCAGACCCCACAATGCCAGCAAGAGCTGGCTAGTTTTGTCTGGGAGAAACCCTTCATATAGTGAATATTTTAGGAGGAGTAGGCCATGGAGGAATAAGAAgattcttttccataggaaggaaagcacagaaccCCAGTGCTTCA containing:
- the LOC135441991 gene encoding olfactory receptor 14I1-like, encoding MSNSSSIRHFLLLALADTRQLQLLHFCFLLGISLAALLGNGLIISAVACSHHLHTPMFFFLLNLALTDLGCICTTVPKAMHNSLWDTRDISYTGCAAQLFFFLFFISAELSLLTIMCYDRYVSICKPLHYGTLLGSRACSHMAAAAWASAFLYSLLHTANTFSLPLCHGNTLGQFFCEIPQILKLSCSKSYLREHGVIAVSSCLAFGCFLFIVFSYVQIFRAVLRIPSEQGRHKAFSTCLPHLAVVSLFLSTGIFSHLKPPSISSPSLDLALTVLYSVVPPALNPLIYSLRNQELKAAVWRLMTGCFQGHQTAANF